Proteins encoded in a region of the Saccharothrix ecbatanensis genome:
- the dapC gene encoding succinyldiaminopimelate transaminase, producing the protein MTSGLSNPGASARRLPDFPWDSLADHAAKARTHPGGLVDLSIGTPVDPVPELIQHALGTVADQPGYPTTHGVPELREAVVGALTRRHGVPPLDPVAVLPTIGSKELVAWLPTLLGLGPGDVVAIPALAYPTYEVGARLAGATPVRLADGEPPPAGTALVWLNSPSNPTGRVLDAARLTQAVADARAVGAVVASDECYLALSWTAEPVSVLLPSVNGGSLDGLLAVHSLSKSSSLAGYRAGFVTGDPALVASLLEVRKHAGMIMPRPVQAAMTAALNDDAHVAEQRERYRARRDLLLPALTKAGFTVDHSEAGLYLWSTRDGEPAWDTISWLAERGILAAPGTFYGPTGDRHVRIALTATDDRIATAADRLTP; encoded by the coding sequence GTGACCTCGGGCCTGTCGAATCCGGGCGCCTCGGCTAGGAGGCTCCCGGATTTCCCCTGGGATTCACTGGCCGACCACGCCGCCAAAGCGCGCACGCACCCCGGCGGCCTGGTCGACCTGTCCATCGGCACGCCGGTGGACCCTGTCCCGGAGTTGATCCAACACGCCCTCGGCACGGTCGCCGACCAGCCCGGCTACCCGACCACGCACGGTGTGCCGGAGTTGCGCGAGGCCGTGGTGGGCGCGTTGACGCGACGGCACGGCGTGCCGCCGTTGGATCCGGTGGCGGTGCTGCCGACCATCGGGTCGAAGGAGCTGGTGGCGTGGCTGCCGACGTTGCTGGGCCTGGGGCCGGGCGACGTGGTGGCCATCCCGGCGTTGGCGTACCCGACTTACGAGGTGGGCGCGCGGTTGGCCGGCGCCACTCCCGTGCGGCTGGCCGATGGTGAGCCGCCGCCTGCCGGCACCGCTTTGGTGTGGCTGAACTCGCCGTCCAACCCGACCGGTCGGGTGCTGGACGCGGCGCGGTTGACGCAGGCCGTGGCCGATGCGCGCGCGGTGGGGGCGGTCGTCGCGTCCGACGAGTGCTACCTGGCGTTGTCGTGGACGGCGGAGCCGGTGTCCGTGCTGCTGCCGTCGGTGAACGGCGGTTCGCTGGACGGGCTGCTGGCGGTGCACTCGCTGTCGAAGTCGTCCAGCCTGGCCGGGTACCGGGCGGGGTTCGTGACGGGCGATCCGGCGCTGGTGGCGTCGTTGCTGGAGGTGCGCAAGCACGCGGGCATGATCATGCCCCGGCCGGTGCAGGCGGCGATGACGGCGGCGTTGAACGACGACGCGCACGTGGCGGAGCAGCGTGAGCGGTACCGGGCGCGGCGCGACCTGCTGCTGCCCGCGTTGACCAAGGCCGGGTTCACGGTGGACCACTCGGAGGCCGGCCTGTACCTGTGGTCGACCCGGGACGGCGAGCCCGCTTGGGACACCATCTCGTGGCTGGCGGAACGCGGCATCCTCGCCGCTCCGGGCACGTTCTACGGCCCCACGGGCGACCGGCACGTCCGCATCGCCCTCACCGCGACGGACGACCGCATCGCCACCGCCGCCGACCGCCTAACCCCTTAA
- the dapE gene encoding succinyl-diaminopimelate desuccinylase, whose translation MADTLHLASDPVELTAALVDVPSVSGDEARIADLVERSLKEQTALEVTRSGNTVLARTNLGRPSRVVLAGHLDTVPINDNMPSRLENGILHGCGTVDMKGGDAVMLHLAATIQDPRHDLTFIFYDCEEVDAVRNGLGRIEREMPAWLNGDLAIVCEPSNGVIEAGCQGTMRVDVRTKGVRAHPARSWMGVNAIHAMGEALRRLEAYESRQVEIDGCLYREGMLAVKISGGVAGNVVPDEAVLQVNHRFAPDRTPEQAEQHLRELFEGYEVTVTDVSAGALPGLGAPTTRELIEAAGGTPVAKLGWTDVARFAALGMPAVNYGPGDPLLAHTQQENVPVHQIQQCADVLRRFLS comes from the coding sequence GTGGCCGACACCTTGCACCTCGCCTCCGATCCCGTCGAGCTGACCGCCGCACTCGTCGACGTGCCGAGCGTCTCCGGCGACGAAGCCCGCATCGCCGACCTCGTGGAGCGGTCCCTCAAGGAGCAGACCGCGCTCGAAGTCACGCGGTCCGGCAACACCGTGCTGGCCCGCACGAACCTCGGCCGCCCGTCCCGCGTGGTGCTCGCCGGCCACCTGGACACCGTGCCGATCAACGACAACATGCCGTCCCGGCTGGAGAACGGCATCCTGCACGGCTGCGGCACGGTCGACATGAAGGGCGGTGACGCGGTGATGCTGCACCTCGCCGCCACCATCCAGGACCCGCGCCACGACCTCACCTTCATCTTCTACGACTGCGAAGAGGTCGACGCGGTCCGCAACGGCCTAGGTCGCATCGAGCGCGAGATGCCGGCGTGGCTGAACGGCGACCTGGCGATCGTGTGCGAGCCGTCGAACGGCGTGATCGAGGCGGGCTGCCAGGGCACGATGCGCGTCGACGTCCGCACGAAGGGCGTCCGCGCCCACCCGGCCCGGTCCTGGATGGGCGTGAACGCGATCCACGCCATGGGCGAAGCCCTGCGCCGGCTGGAGGCCTACGAGTCGCGCCAGGTCGAGATCGACGGCTGCCTCTACCGCGAGGGCATGCTGGCGGTGAAGATCAGCGGCGGCGTCGCGGGCAACGTCGTCCCGGACGAGGCCGTGCTCCAGGTCAACCACCGCTTCGCCCCCGACCGCACCCCCGAGCAGGCCGAGCAGCACCTGCGCGAGCTGTTCGAGGGCTACGAGGTCACGGTCACCGACGTGTCCGCGGGCGCCCTGCCCGGCCTGGGCGCGCCGACCACCCGGGAGCTGATCGAGGCCGCCGGCGGGACCCCGGTCGCCAAGCTCGGCTGGACGGACGTGGCCCGGTTCGCCGCGCTCGGCATGCCCGCCGTCAACTACGGGCCTGGTGACCCGCTGCTCGCGCACACGCAGCAGGAGAACGTCCCGGTGCACCAGATCCAGCAGTGCGCCGACGTGCTGCGCCGCTTCCTGAGCTGA
- the dapD gene encoding 2,3,4,5-tetrahydropyridine-2,6-dicarboxylate N-succinyltransferase produces the protein MSTTNPTGAYGVGLATVTPTGAVLDTWFPSPSLGTAEPGVTPLSSAEVSAELGEAAANQLGADAERDVEVVGVRVGIGSLADAPASTYDVWLRLHLLSSRLVRPHGANLDGLFGLLNNVVWTNFGPCAVDGFEQTRLRLRTRGQVSVYGVDKFPRMVDYVVPTGVRIADADRVRLGAHLASGTTVMHEGFVNFNAGTLGTSMVEGRITAGVVVGDGSDIGGGASIMGTLSGGGKQVVSVGERCLIGANGGVGISLGDDCVVEAGLYITAGTKVTGADGAVVKAGQLSGMSNLLFIRDSTTGVVKVLPRKGTGIELNAALHAND, from the coding sequence GTGAGCACCACAAACCCCACCGGCGCGTACGGCGTCGGACTCGCCACCGTCACCCCCACCGGCGCCGTCCTGGACACGTGGTTCCCGTCGCCGTCGCTCGGGACCGCCGAGCCGGGCGTCACGCCGCTGTCGTCCGCCGAGGTCTCGGCCGAGCTCGGTGAGGCCGCCGCCAACCAGCTCGGTGCGGACGCCGAGCGTGACGTCGAGGTCGTGGGCGTCCGGGTCGGCATCGGTTCCCTGGCCGACGCGCCCGCGTCCACCTACGACGTGTGGCTGCGGCTGCACCTGCTGTCGTCGCGGCTGGTCCGGCCGCACGGCGCGAACCTGGACGGCCTGTTCGGGCTGCTCAACAACGTGGTGTGGACGAACTTCGGGCCGTGCGCGGTCGACGGGTTCGAGCAGACCAGGTTGCGCCTGCGCACCCGTGGCCAGGTCAGCGTGTACGGGGTGGACAAGTTCCCGCGGATGGTCGACTACGTCGTGCCGACCGGGGTCCGGATCGCGGACGCGGACCGCGTGCGGCTGGGCGCGCACCTGGCGTCCGGCACGACCGTGATGCACGAGGGTTTCGTGAACTTCAACGCCGGGACGCTCGGCACGTCCATGGTCGAGGGCCGCATCACGGCCGGTGTGGTCGTCGGCGACGGCTCCGACATCGGTGGCGGCGCGTCGATCATGGGCACGCTGTCGGGTGGCGGCAAGCAGGTCGTGTCCGTCGGCGAGCGCTGCCTGATCGGCGCGAACGGCGGCGTCGGGATCTCGCTGGGCGACGACTGCGTGGTGGAGGCCGGTCTCTACATCACGGCGGGCACGAAGGTCACCGGCGCGGACGGCGCTGTCGTGAAGGCGGGTCAGCTGTCCGGCATGTCGAACCTGCTGTTCATCCGCGACTCGACCACCGGCGTCGTCAAGGTGCTGCCCCGCAAGGGCACCGGCATCGAGCTGAACGCCGCCCTCCACGCCAACGACTAA
- a CDS encoding GNAT family N-acetyltransferase — MEHITELEQRCADAWPALVDRPLGQWRLRAAGGFTGRANSALTTGNPGLPLADALTEVISFAVANGIKPAAHVVIGAPAENGVAEAGWRIDLEHPGGAESLVMTGPLNGHTAAPNGYATPKSADVTVSDAPPPGWWELAAQANPTPAQRHVLASGPSVGFGAVTRDGEVLAVVRGAVVGDLLHVARLAVRPSARRLGLARVLMAGLAAWGRDRGATTCALQVAEHNKPAITLYESLGCVEHHRYRYWVPNHS; from the coding sequence GTGGAGCACATCACCGAGCTGGAACAACGGTGCGCGGACGCCTGGCCGGCACTCGTCGACCGACCGCTCGGTCAGTGGCGGCTGCGCGCCGCGGGCGGCTTCACCGGACGCGCGAACAGCGCCCTGACCACCGGAAACCCCGGCCTGCCGCTAGCCGACGCACTGACCGAGGTGATCAGCTTCGCGGTCGCCAACGGCATCAAGCCGGCGGCACACGTGGTGATCGGCGCGCCCGCCGAGAACGGGGTCGCGGAGGCCGGGTGGCGGATCGACCTGGAGCACCCGGGCGGGGCCGAGTCGCTCGTGATGACCGGCCCGCTGAACGGGCACACCGCTGCGCCGAATGGGTACGCCACTCCGAAGTCCGCAGATGTCACCGTGTCGGACGCGCCGCCTCCCGGATGGTGGGAGCTCGCCGCGCAAGCGAACCCCACCCCGGCCCAGCGGCACGTGCTGGCGTCCGGGCCGTCGGTCGGGTTCGGCGCCGTCACCAGGGATGGGGAGGTGCTGGCCGTCGTGCGCGGCGCGGTCGTCGGCGACCTGCTCCACGTGGCACGTCTCGCGGTGCGGCCATCAGCACGCCGCCTCGGCCTGGCCCGCGTGCTGATGGCCGGGCTGGCGGCGTGGGGCCGGGACCGGGGCGCGACGACGTGCGCGTTGCAGGTGGCCGAGCACAACAAGCCCGCGATCACGCTCTACGAGTCGCTGGGCTGCGTCGAGCACCACCGCTACCGCTACTGGGTGCCGAACCACTCGTAG
- the fdxA gene encoding ferredoxin, translated as MTYVIAQPCVDLLDKACIEECPVDCIYEGDRMLYIHPDECVDCGACEPVCPVEAIYYEDDVPDEWKEYTKANVDFFNELGSPGGASKVGKVSADPAFVKALPPQASHE; from the coding sequence ATGACCTATGTGATCGCCCAGCCGTGCGTGGACTTGCTTGACAAGGCGTGCATCGAAGAGTGCCCCGTGGACTGCATCTACGAAGGCGACCGGATGCTCTACATCCATCCGGACGAGTGCGTCGACTGCGGTGCTTGCGAGCCGGTGTGCCCCGTCGAGGCCATCTACTACGAGGACGACGTGCCGGACGAGTGGAAGGAGTACACGAAGGCGAATGTGGACTTCTTCAACGAGCTCGGCTCGCCCGGTGGCGCCTCCAAGGTCGGCAAGGTCAGCGCGGACCCCGCGTTCGTGAAGGCTCTCCCGCCGCAGGCGTCCCACGAGTGA